In Raphanus sativus cultivar WK10039 unplaced genomic scaffold, ASM80110v3 Scaffold1102, whole genome shotgun sequence, the genomic window AATAAATCAAGGATATAACACCATGAGATTGAGGGACGGGACCGATGTTCATGACCGGCATTGATTACGCggaggttttagggttttagtttttttttttcaaaagatttcTCTCACTCTCGCTTTCTCTTTATGATTTAAGAGGTTTGTGAGATTTTACCAGAGGAAACCTTTaaacgaaagagagagaggtATGGAGGTTGTCAGgtaaaaaaaagacaaagaatcCCCGTTGTGACACGTGTTCTTTTTGCATTTGTCCACAGTttcaatgttttttaaaaagaaaatttaattaccTGCAGTAAGccagtaaaatattattactatacttatttatatacgtatagttttaaaattttcaacagTTCGTACACTGGTGAAAGGTCAGAGTTTTTATTTAGACAGGTAAAAAAGTTGGTCTTTGGCTAAAATTAGTAAGGTTTCAGCTTTATTTTGTCGACTAGTTTTCAGCTCTATTGTAGACCTCGTAACTGCATGCGCTTTCAGGCACACATATAAAGACACCGTTTGTGTTTGTTTTATAAGAATATTCATATgtgttgcaaaaaaaaaaagaatattcatATTGTTCTTAACAGCGTTTGTACATACACATAAATGTACTCACTTCCACCATTCCACCAATTTTTTACCATCTGTGCCCAAATTATAAGTAATTTCGTCTAAGCTCCCACTTTACTATTTTTTGGGCTAACTGATAACATAATTTTGCTCGAATAGACTAATAGTCATATATTCAGGTCTTTAAATAACTTTCATTTACCCCATGTATAATGTAACAATTTCAGTGGTGTCAAATGATTACTAATGTACAAATATGAGGCAACTGTCTTATATCATAGTATTGTACACGATATAATTAATTTCAGTAATCCGGATGGGATTAAAATAACTTACTGGTttccaataaaataaattgCGTTTATCTTTTTATCTTGCATGTATATATTGGGTTTAGCGGGatagaaataatataatttgtttcaCAAAATCATAACAACAAACACTCCCTTTATTTTGAACTATAAAGAAGCATTACAGGCTGTTTGTTCATTTGATGGTAGCATTGAAGTTAGAACTGTGGgtgataataatataattagacAACATATTTGGTAGCTGAAAACTGAATGCTGTGAAAACTTATGCAGGCGGTGGCTAAATCGCAAAGCTGACAAAAAAGGCTTGATGCAGAGATATTGTTCCAAAGAGTTCTGCATTTAAATGATggctaatctttttttttgttcacctgAATGATAGCTAATCTACTTACTTAAAGAGACTCATGCAAATATAAAGAGGGTAGGACGTTACACAAAATAAAGTAATGTCTCTTTTTGCAACATATCCAAAAGTAGTCGAAATTAAAAACATCAAAAGCGCTTAATCCCAACAAAATGGTCTAGAAACATATATAGATCATGAAATCAAAGAGGAGGGATGAGGAGGCGAATCACACCGTTCTTGGCGATGGTTTTGATCCGACGGCTAGGAATGTTGACAGGAGCGGAGAGCATAGCCACGCCAGCAGAGTAGAACCGACCATCTGAGTCGTAGCTAACGGAAGGAGCTTGACCAGTCACcttcactctcccgttagcgaCAGTGACGGCAAAGTTGTCTCTAGGAACGCCAGGCATGTCTAAACGCACGTAGAGACTGCCGTTTTCGAGCTGCTTCGACTCGTACACCTTACCTGCTCCCCAAATCATAAcaacaaattaataatttaatatttttttaaaaatcatttaatttgatataaaacacACAATTAATGATGTGAATACTACCAATGTCATCAGTGCTATCGCCAGGGATACCCTACGAGATCAGATGGAGAGAAGAGTAAACACATTTTCAAAGGACTTATAGAGAAGCAATGATCATCTAGTCTAcgtaataaattaataataccTTCTCCGTAACAGACATCAAGAACCGCTGTAATAAACGACAAATACAAGccgaaaataattaattttatttaaaaaaaaacagaatatatagtaaaatagaAAGGGTAGAGTTGTGACGTACGGATGCAGGAGGGATCGGTGCTAGTCTTGGAGAGGAGAAGTCTGATAACGCCGTCGGCCATTTGGTAGGTGAAACTGGAGAAGTCACAGCAAGTGCAGATGGTTCTGATGATGTTGAGGTAACTCCGGGGAGAGGAGTCGTGTGAGTGGACCTTGTGTGCTTCTCCGTAGACGATCACAGCTTTCTTCGACCTGCTGAGGACAACCCTCACACACTCTTCTGGGACGCCGGGAAGGTCAAGCCTCACGAAAGTATCATCGTTCCCAGGAAACGTAATGAACTCCTCAAACCCTTTCGGCCCAGTCAACAGAAACGGGTTTGAAAACCCTTCTGctcaacaacaaaaacaaacattaaataaaCCTTGTGATGAGTAGTACTAAGGGAGAAACTCAATGTGAACTGAGTTTGGTTTGGGTCTTACCGAGATCGGGAGACTGAGGGAGGGGAGTTAGAGGGACGGCGGCCATGATTCAGCAGAAGGAGTTTGTAAGCTGTAAGCTACTCTTAGGGTttcttctctctatctctctgagttttttttttttttgcttttacgACTTTTACTTTATGGGGATCTTTATGGGAGGAAGGCAACGCCAAGGAGGGAAGATTTTTTGTCAGTGTAAAACGACAAAAATGCAGTAGCTAAGAGACACGCGTCCTTCTGTTATTTGTGAAACATTTTTCTTCGTTTAATTCACATAAAACTATAGTTTGTTACTACTTGTATAGGCACTTCAGTCATCATCATCAGACAAGTATTGAAATGAAGCCTCAAATTAGTTAATTGTGAAAATTCTACATGCGGTGTCTGGTGAT contains:
- the LOC108850154 gene encoding putative 57 kDa heat shock protein; the protein is MAAVPLTPLPQSPDLEGFSNPFLLTGPKGFEEFITFPGNDDTFVRLDLPGVPEECVRVVLSRSKKAVIVYGEAHKVHSHDSSPRSYLNIIRTICTCCDFSSFTYQMADGVIRLLLSKTSTDPSCIPVLDVCYGEGKVYESKQLENGSLYVRLDMPGVPRDNFAVTVANGRVKVTGQAPSVSYDSDGRFYSAGVAMLSAPVNIPSRRIKTIAKNGVIRLLIPPL